In Pajaroellobacter abortibovis, the following are encoded in one genomic region:
- a CDS encoding phosphatase PAP2 family protein, whose protein sequence is MERKSLLTSLLIAVIICFFWIDRPLAFRIEALHYGYRIEFRLFERIPELFIPTAFVVLCLLGGLGLGARQSRLSDFGFHFSLSIALSAWMQDVLKPVFGRTWPNTWTNGNLSLIRNGVYGFHWFHKGVQYASFPSGHATCITAGMVSLSLFFPRARWLFWLGIVLTELAILLQNFHFLGDLIAGTWLGTAIALSINRFWKIEE, encoded by the coding sequence GTGGAGCGAAAGTCTCTGTTAACAAGCCTGCTAATCGCAGTGATCATCTGTTTTTTTTGGATCGATCGTCCCCTTGCTTTCCGTATAGAGGCTTTGCACTATGGCTATCGGATCGAGTTCCGTTTGTTTGAGAGAATTCCTGAATTGTTCATTCCGACTGCGTTCGTGGTATTATGCCTTCTCGGCGGACTCGGGTTAGGAGCAAGGCAATCCCGGCTGAGTGATTTTGGATTTCATTTTTCTCTTTCTATTGCTCTTTCTGCATGGATGCAGGATGTCCTCAAGCCTGTTTTCGGAAGAACGTGGCCAAACACATGGACGAATGGAAACCTTTCGTTGATTCGCAATGGAGTGTATGGTTTCCATTGGTTCCATAAGGGGGTGCAGTACGCTTCATTTCCTTCCGGACACGCGACCTGTATCACCGCTGGAATGGTCAGCCTCAGTTTATTTTTTCCACGTGCCCGCTGGCTGTTTTGGTTGGGCATCGTCCTGACAGAACTTGCTATCCTGCTTCAGAATTTCCATTTCCTTGGGGATTTGATCGCAGGGACCTGGCTCGGCACCGCAATCGCTCTCTCTATCAATCGCTTCTGGAAGATTGAAGAATAA